A genomic region of Tamandua tetradactyla isolate mTamTet1 chromosome 2, mTamTet1.pri, whole genome shotgun sequence contains the following coding sequences:
- the TXN gene encoding thioredoxin, whose amino-acid sequence MVRQIGSQEDFLAALKEAGDKLVVVDFSATWCGPCKMIKPFFHSLSEKYNNVTFLEVDVDDCQDVAAECEVKCMPTFQFYKNGQKVGEFSGANKEKLEATINELS is encoded by the exons ATGGTGCGGCAGATCGGCAGCCAG GAAGATTTTTTGGCAGCCTTGAAAGAAGCAGGAGATAAACTTGTAGTAGTTGATTTCTCAGCCACGTGGTGTGGGCCCTGTAAAATGATCAAGCctttcttccat TCCCTCTCCGAAAAGTATAACAACGTGACGTTCCTTGAAGTAGATGTGGATGACTGTCAG GATGTTGCTGCAGAGTGTGAAGTCAAATGCATGCCAACATTTCAGTTTTATAAAAACGGACAAAAG GTgggtgaattttctggcgctaaTAAGGAAAAGCTTGAAGCCACCATTAATGAATTAAGCTAA